The following are encoded in a window of Mycolicibacterium tusciae JS617 genomic DNA:
- a CDS encoding SDR family NAD(P)-dependent oxidoreductase, translating to MADLRFDGRVAVVTGGGRGLGRSYALLLAAQGAKVVVNDPGGSITGGGSASHPPPDADATPADDVVREIVAAGGEAAASTDSVATPAGGAAIIETALDRFGRIDILIHNAGNVRRAPLREMSYEDFEAVVDVHLRGAFHVVRPAFPVMCDAGYGRIVLTSSIGGLYGNHGVANYAAAKAGVIGLSNVAAMEGIEHGVRSNVIVPAAVTRMAEGIDTSAYPPMGPELVAPVVGWLSHETCSVTGETLVALAGRVATAMVAETPGVYRPSWSIADVGENMAEIRDDTQPLVFPVVPGGHGDHIRYSFQMAAAVSSEVNHA from the coding sequence ATGGCTGACTTGAGATTCGACGGTCGGGTGGCCGTCGTCACCGGCGGTGGCAGGGGACTGGGCCGCTCTTACGCCCTGCTGCTGGCAGCGCAGGGCGCGAAAGTCGTCGTCAATGATCCCGGCGGAAGCATCACCGGTGGCGGTAGTGCCTCCCACCCGCCACCCGATGCGGACGCCACACCCGCCGACGACGTGGTGCGCGAAATCGTCGCTGCCGGAGGAGAGGCTGCTGCCAGTACCGATTCGGTGGCCACCCCGGCAGGCGGCGCGGCGATCATCGAGACCGCGCTGGACCGGTTCGGCCGCATCGACATCCTCATCCACAACGCCGGAAACGTCCGACGCGCCCCGCTGCGGGAGATGAGCTACGAGGACTTCGAGGCCGTCGTCGACGTCCACCTGCGCGGTGCGTTCCACGTTGTGCGGCCGGCATTCCCGGTGATGTGCGACGCAGGCTACGGACGCATCGTGCTGACGTCCTCGATCGGCGGCCTGTACGGCAACCATGGAGTCGCGAACTACGCGGCCGCCAAGGCGGGCGTGATCGGGCTGTCCAACGTCGCGGCGATGGAGGGTATCGAACACGGGGTGAGGAGCAACGTGATCGTGCCCGCGGCCGTCACTCGGATGGCCGAAGGCATCGACACATCGGCGTATCCGCCGATGGGACCGGAGCTGGTGGCGCCCGTGGTCGGGTGGCTTTCCCACGAGACATGTTCGGTCACCGGGGAAACACTCGTCGCGCTCGCGGGTCGGGTGGCCACGGCCATGGTGGCGGAGACTCCGGGTGTGTACCGTCCGTCGTGGTCGATCGCCGACGTCGGTGAGAACATGGCGGAGATCCGCGACGACACCCAACCGTTGGTGTTCCCCGTGGTGCCAGGCGGTCACGGTGACCACATCCGATACAGCTTTCAGATGGCGGCGGCTGTGTCATCGGAAGTGAACCATGCCTAA
- a CDS encoding acyl-CoA dehydrogenase family protein, whose protein sequence is MDFEMGQKADALRRDLRELVNTHVPEHFLGAFTDNPADLETAQSFCRLLAERNLLCLSWPEEFGGGAASVWEQTVVREEMWAHHEPRGAQYMGVNWVGPIIMRHGTETQQRRHLPPIARGEVIWCQGFSEPEAGSDLASLRTTARQDGDSWLVSGQKIWTSYATMAQWCFLLARTSKVGEGATQKKQQGLTIFLVPMDDPAIQVRPIRAMLGPHHLNEVFFDDLRVTEADVLGTVDAGWSIVQDVMSFERVGIARYARCERLLAAAPTVLGHRWDELSPELRGRWVRMLTHCRRARLMAYRVVSLQSSGRIQPGDAAAYRIAVTKLDQDSAEVLMEIAAEVANDDPRAAWFLGEVEDHWRYSQASTVSSGSIEMQRILLSRALLAAAK, encoded by the coding sequence ATGGACTTCGAGATGGGTCAGAAGGCTGACGCGCTGCGCCGTGATCTGCGTGAGTTGGTGAACACCCATGTGCCCGAACACTTTCTGGGCGCGTTCACCGACAATCCAGCTGACCTGGAGACCGCACAGTCGTTCTGTCGGCTGCTGGCCGAGCGCAACCTGCTGTGCCTGTCGTGGCCCGAGGAGTTCGGCGGCGGCGCGGCATCGGTATGGGAGCAGACGGTGGTGCGCGAAGAGATGTGGGCGCATCACGAGCCGCGGGGCGCCCAGTACATGGGGGTCAACTGGGTGGGGCCCATCATTATGCGGCACGGCACCGAAACCCAGCAGCGCAGGCACCTGCCGCCCATTGCCCGCGGCGAGGTCATTTGGTGCCAGGGCTTCTCCGAACCCGAGGCAGGCTCGGACCTCGCCTCACTGAGAACCACGGCACGCCAAGACGGCGACAGCTGGCTGGTGAGCGGTCAGAAGATCTGGACCTCCTACGCGACCATGGCTCAATGGTGCTTCCTGCTTGCCCGCACATCGAAAGTGGGAGAAGGAGCAACCCAGAAGAAACAACAGGGTCTGACGATCTTTCTGGTTCCGATGGACGATCCGGCGATCCAGGTCCGCCCGATCCGCGCCATGTTGGGCCCACACCACCTCAATGAGGTGTTCTTCGATGACCTGCGGGTCACCGAGGCCGACGTGCTGGGCACCGTCGATGCGGGCTGGTCGATCGTGCAGGACGTCATGTCCTTTGAGCGGGTCGGCATCGCGCGGTACGCCCGGTGCGAGCGTCTACTGGCGGCCGCGCCAACGGTCCTGGGGCACCGCTGGGACGAGCTGTCCCCGGAGCTTCGCGGACGGTGGGTCCGCATGTTGACGCACTGCCGTCGGGCACGTCTGATGGCGTATCGGGTGGTCTCGTTGCAGAGCAGCGGCCGCATCCAGCCAGGCGACGCAGCTGCCTATCGGATCGCCGTCACCAAGCTGGACCAGGACAGCGCCGAGGTGCTGATGGAGATCGCGGCCGAGGTGGCCAACGACGATCCACGCGCGGCCTGGTTCCTCGGCGAGGTGGAGGACCACTGGAGGTATTCGCAGGCCTCCACCGTGTCATCCGGCAGCATCGAGATGCAGCGCATCCTGCTGTCCCGTGCGCTACTGGCGGCCGCCAAATGA
- a CDS encoding CaiB/BaiF CoA transferase family protein: protein MPNGPLAGVRVVDLTAMVMGPYCTQIMADMGAEVIKVEPPQGDNTRFISVGPESGMSGVFVNVNRGKRSIVLDLQTDAGNAALRALVERADVFIHSMRSKAITKLGFGYDDVAAINPGIVYTNCYGYGHRGPDRDRPAYDDTIQAECGLPAVQEQLTGQADFVGTIIADKVAGLTAVYATTMALFHRERTGEGQEVEVAMFETMASFMLVEHANGAMFDPPLGPAVYPRTVAPNRRPYRTSDGYIAALIYNDKHWDAFINAVQPAWNNDKYATLELRSNDIDAVYGLLAETLKERTTEEWLALFGQLEIPAARLNTPDALFDNPHLNAVGLFETVDTVHGPVRFPGVPTWFSRTPGRVAGPAPLLGEDTDEVLGELGLTSGAETGAG from the coding sequence ATGCCTAACGGTCCGCTGGCGGGCGTACGCGTCGTCGACCTCACCGCGATGGTGATGGGACCGTACTGCACGCAGATCATGGCGGACATGGGAGCCGAGGTGATCAAAGTCGAACCCCCACAAGGCGATAACACGCGATTCATCTCGGTCGGTCCGGAGTCGGGGATGAGCGGGGTGTTCGTCAATGTGAACCGCGGAAAGCGGAGCATCGTGCTGGACCTGCAGACCGACGCGGGTAACGCGGCGTTGCGTGCACTCGTCGAACGTGCCGACGTCTTCATCCACTCGATGCGATCGAAGGCGATCACCAAGCTGGGATTCGGCTACGACGATGTCGCCGCGATCAACCCGGGGATCGTCTACACCAACTGTTACGGATACGGCCACCGCGGACCGGACCGCGACCGGCCCGCCTACGACGACACCATCCAGGCCGAATGCGGATTGCCCGCGGTGCAGGAGCAGCTGACGGGGCAGGCCGACTTCGTCGGCACCATCATCGCGGACAAAGTGGCCGGGCTCACCGCGGTGTATGCGACGACGATGGCGCTGTTCCACCGTGAGCGCACGGGGGAGGGCCAAGAGGTCGAGGTCGCGATGTTCGAGACTATGGCATCCTTCATGCTGGTCGAACATGCCAACGGCGCCATGTTCGACCCTCCGTTGGGCCCGGCCGTCTATCCGCGCACGGTCGCGCCGAATCGAAGGCCGTATCGCACCAGCGACGGGTACATCGCGGCACTGATCTACAACGACAAGCACTGGGACGCCTTCATCAACGCGGTGCAGCCGGCGTGGAACAACGATAAGTACGCGACCCTCGAGCTGCGTTCCAACGACATCGATGCCGTCTACGGATTGCTGGCCGAAACCTTGAAGGAACGCACCACCGAGGAGTGGCTCGCGCTGTTCGGTCAGCTCGAGATTCCCGCGGCACGGCTCAACACGCCGGACGCATTGTTCGACAACCCGCATCTCAACGCCGTCGGTCTGTTCGAAACGGTGGACACTGTGCACGGGCCCGTGCGGTTTCCCGGTGTGCCGACCTGGTTTTCGCGTACCCCCGGGCGAGTCGCCGGTCCTGCTCCGCTATTGGGAGAAGACACCGACGAGGTACTCGGCGAGCTCGGGCTCACGTCGGGCGCCGAGACCGGAGCGGGGTAG